In one window of uncultured Sphaerochaeta sp. DNA:
- a CDS encoding iron ABC transporter permease — protein MRENNSIQYRRFYRTMPIPSMVVLLMLFFVPLFFTLSSAFITEEGFSFSRLISVFSDPYTQKIMGFTLLQATLSTLASLAVALPGAYLIATYSFKGKRMILALSAIPFVIPSILVVLGFVIFFGNNGFLNRALMSLFQLEEPPLRILYSFPAIILAHTFYNFPIIMSLVSSYWEHLDENCEAASWTLGANKVRTFFSITLPRLIPAIVSSASLVFLFCFNSFAIILVLGGGPQFTTMEVEIYRQARMMGNPAAASALSLFSILITSLLLLWYNATQKKLAQSETYRTSHRTLEKKPATVVGRILAFLYTIISFLFILGPIVSVVVRSFMAAPSRSAQEVFSLKWYRQLLSLESATGHMGSALGALTNSLLIALVVAATTVPLALTLSVAIRRKKHTSSFLELAGMLPMTVSSVIIGLGYYLIASRLRGGLALSYTLVVLAHLVIAIPFVLRTILPEYRKIPLTYMHSSLTLGAGPLRTFLAIELPLLKGAMFTGAIFAFALSMGEFNATLTLANSSIITLPVVMYRLIGSYNFQGACALGTILIAVSVLVFIVSEFAKGGTYGR, from the coding sequence ATGAGAGAGAATAACAGCATTCAGTACAGACGATTCTATCGTACCATGCCCATTCCATCGATGGTTGTCTTGCTGATGCTGTTTTTTGTTCCTCTGTTTTTCACGCTCTCCTCAGCATTCATTACTGAGGAGGGCTTCTCGTTCTCCCGACTTATCAGTGTTTTCAGCGACCCGTATACACAAAAAATCATGGGGTTCACCCTATTGCAGGCAACGCTCTCTACCCTTGCCTCACTTGCAGTCGCACTACCTGGAGCCTACTTGATCGCTACATACTCTTTCAAAGGCAAGCGTATGATTCTGGCACTGAGTGCCATCCCCTTTGTCATTCCCTCCATTCTGGTTGTACTCGGTTTCGTTATCTTTTTCGGTAATAATGGTTTTCTCAATCGTGCACTGATGAGTCTCTTCCAACTTGAGGAACCACCACTGAGAATTCTCTACTCATTCCCTGCCATCATCCTTGCACACACCTTCTACAACTTTCCGATCATCATGAGCCTTGTATCCTCCTATTGGGAACATTTGGATGAGAATTGCGAAGCAGCAAGCTGGACATTGGGAGCAAACAAGGTACGGACATTCTTTTCCATCACACTTCCCAGACTCATACCTGCCATTGTCTCCTCTGCTAGCCTGGTTTTCTTGTTCTGCTTCAACAGCTTCGCCATTATCCTGGTGCTTGGGGGAGGGCCCCAGTTCACGACCATGGAAGTGGAAATCTACCGGCAAGCAAGGATGATGGGAAATCCTGCCGCTGCAAGTGCTCTTTCTCTGTTCTCAATCCTTATAACCAGTCTCTTGTTGCTCTGGTACAATGCCACCCAGAAGAAGTTGGCACAAAGCGAAACCTACCGGACTTCCCACCGAACACTGGAGAAAAAACCAGCAACTGTGGTGGGACGAATACTCGCATTCTTGTACACCATCATCTCCTTCCTGTTTATTCTTGGCCCTATCGTATCGGTAGTGGTGCGTTCCTTCATGGCAGCACCATCCCGTTCAGCCCAGGAAGTATTCAGCTTAAAATGGTATCGTCAGTTACTCAGTCTGGAAAGTGCGACAGGGCATATGGGTTCTGCATTAGGGGCACTGACGAACAGCTTGCTTATCGCACTGGTGGTTGCTGCTACCACAGTCCCGCTTGCTCTTACCCTCTCAGTCGCCATCAGGAGGAAAAAACATACCTCCTCCTTCTTGGAGTTGGCAGGGATGCTCCCTATGACCGTTAGTTCAGTTATTATTGGTTTAGGGTACTACTTGATCGCAAGCCGGCTTAGGGGAGGGCTTGCATTGAGCTACACCCTGGTTGTACTGGCCCATCTGGTCATTGCCATTCCCTTTGTTCTGAGAACCATCCTTCCTGAGTATCGCAAGATTCCCCTAACCTACATGCACAGTTCATTGACCCTTGGAGCAGGTCCTTTAAGGACATTCCTAGCCATTGAACTCCCTTTACTGAAGGGGGCTATGTTCACAGGGGCAATTTTTGCGTTTGCCCTCAGTATGGGTGAGTTCAACGCTACCCTGACATTGGCAAACAGTTCGATCATCACACTCCCTGTGGTGATGTATCGACTCATTGGAAGTTACAATTTCCAAGGTGCTTGTGCACTGGGAACCATCTTGATTGCAGTCAGTGTACTGGTATTTATTGTAAGTGAATTTGCGAAAGGGGGTACATATGGCCGCTGA
- a CDS encoding ABC transporter ATP-binding protein produces MAAEGLNCALKASYKDFSLNVSFSVQAGELACIIGPSGCGKSTSLQLIAGLLPLHSGSLLLNGKDLSQTPVHERQIAMVFQDYALFPHMNVEQNIAYPLKLRKLPKVKRKERIGRLLSLVALEGYQKRRSQELSGGERQRVALARALASQPQLLLLDEPLSALDAKLRKHLREEIRRIHDETGITTIYVTHDQEEALSIADRIIVMHEGKVMQEGPGEAIYSNPANLFVATFMGEGNTLPYSVIPKTLVKIGSFEPFVFKPQEGEHTIFFRPEAVLVQDDATLPLAEYLPHLKFKNAELISCEFQGDHYRLTCSWEGHTIIAHASHRPMADHVTLGVRIKAIREYLDGTLMTKSKLTMARE; encoded by the coding sequence ATGGCCGCTGAAGGTCTGAATTGTGCATTGAAGGCATCCTATAAGGATTTTTCTTTGAATGTGTCATTTTCTGTACAGGCAGGAGAACTGGCATGTATCATAGGTCCTTCAGGATGTGGAAAGAGCACATCCCTCCAGTTGATTGCTGGGTTACTTCCCCTACACTCAGGTTCATTGCTCCTGAACGGAAAAGATTTATCCCAAACACCGGTTCATGAACGCCAGATCGCCATGGTGTTCCAGGACTATGCCCTTTTCCCCCATATGAACGTTGAACAGAATATTGCCTATCCCTTGAAGTTACGTAAACTGCCAAAGGTAAAACGAAAGGAGCGTATCGGCCGACTACTCTCGTTGGTTGCCCTGGAAGGGTACCAGAAGAGGCGAAGCCAGGAGCTCAGTGGCGGAGAGCGGCAACGGGTTGCCTTGGCACGAGCACTTGCCTCACAGCCCCAGCTGCTGCTTTTGGATGAACCACTCTCTGCGCTCGATGCTAAATTGCGTAAGCATCTCCGTGAAGAGATACGAAGAATTCATGATGAGACGGGAATCACTACCATCTATGTAACCCATGATCAGGAAGAGGCACTCTCCATCGCCGACCGTATCATTGTGATGCATGAGGGTAAGGTAATGCAGGAGGGACCTGGTGAAGCAATTTACTCCAATCCTGCCAATCTTTTTGTAGCCACCTTCATGGGAGAGGGAAATACGCTCCCCTACAGTGTGATTCCCAAGACACTTGTCAAGATCGGTTCATTTGAACCATTTGTATTCAAGCCCCAGGAGGGCGAACATACGATTTTCTTCAGACCGGAGGCTGTTTTGGTGCAGGACGATGCAACACTTCCCCTGGCTGAATACCTCCCTCATCTTAAATTCAAGAATGCAGAGCTGATAAGCTGTGAATTCCAAGGCGACCACTACAGGCTTACTTGCAGTTGGGAAGGACATACGATTATAGCCCATGCGTCTCATCGACCTATGGCAGATCATGTAACGCTAGGAGTGAGAATCAAGGCTATCAGAGAGTATCTTGATGGTACGCTTATGACAAAATCAAAACTTACCATGGCTAGGGAATAG
- a CDS encoding caspase family protein: protein MRRVFLLLPILLLLMASCELYYEEPVQRGTVRIVSIGITYENEPEEVADPEDEDKDQLRDLPGTVFDARELSKAFRQQVLNAGWDSEDIEVTLLLQEGTDHTQETFDDDLGYASRDHLENTLATIAGVATEDDLTIITYSGHGIEETGELLMAHTQTTGTVDISENSPIMVTPEWLHTRIKPIKGKKLLILDSCYSGLFIPESASSLSWVYDKGIDDWYGKYFSDEEYQIPSLVVLTASADSDSYEKKFDDHSHGVFTSALLEALGWNHTTLSIADGAPPSARNGLLSVDSLYKYIKKHQVYPVRWSIFTMDKPIQHPMVTGGAMDMLLFRY from the coding sequence ATGAGACGAGTATTCCTTCTGCTGCCCATCCTACTACTCCTCATGGCATCCTGTGAGTTGTATTACGAGGAGCCAGTACAGAGAGGGACCGTACGCATTGTCTCAATAGGAATCACCTATGAGAATGAGCCAGAGGAAGTTGCAGATCCTGAGGATGAGGATAAGGATCAGCTTAGAGACCTCCCGGGGACTGTCTTTGATGCAAGAGAACTTTCAAAGGCATTTAGGCAACAGGTATTGAACGCCGGCTGGGATAGTGAAGATATCGAGGTAACCCTGCTCCTTCAGGAAGGGACCGACCATACCCAAGAAACCTTTGATGATGACCTAGGATATGCTTCCAGGGATCATCTGGAGAACACACTTGCTACCATCGCAGGGGTAGCAACAGAAGATGATCTGACCATCATCACTTACAGCGGACATGGCATTGAGGAAACAGGGGAACTTCTGATGGCGCATACCCAGACCACTGGAACAGTGGACATATCAGAAAACTCCCCCATTATGGTCACACCAGAGTGGTTACATACTCGTATTAAGCCTATCAAGGGAAAAAAGCTTCTTATCTTGGATAGTTGTTACAGCGGCTTATTCATCCCCGAGTCAGCTTCAAGTTTGAGCTGGGTCTATGATAAAGGCATCGATGATTGGTATGGCAAATACTTCTCTGATGAGGAGTATCAGATACCTTCTCTTGTGGTACTTACGGCTAGTGCTGATTCTGATTCGTATGAAAAAAAATTCGATGACCACAGTCACGGGGTCTTTACCTCAGCTCTCCTTGAGGCTTTGGGTTGGAACCATACTACCCTGAGCATTGCAGACGGAGCTCCTCCTTCAGCAAGGAATGGACTACTAAGTGTTGATTCCCTCTATAAATACATCAAGAAACACCAAGTATATCCTGTACGGTGGTCAATATTTACCATGGATAAACCTATCCAACACCCCATGGTAACCGGTGGGGCGATGGATATGCTACTATTCCGCTATTGA
- a CDS encoding caspase family protein: MKLHLLILLSLSLFWGCELMSDPPEEGKTHHLAIALGYDGTDVNSLHGTLPDAIELEKAFTALFTGKEHTSTLMLQDGSDSLSDPLLPTKANVTQKIKTLSDTMNEQDILIISYSGHGDVDGSLVLYPPRNDGSILDANDIPFEDSLLSVKDLYSNLEECKGSILLLVDSCYSGNFVQESETSYSLIERNAYLQEIYDQYFTEGSYTRPVFVLAATTYDNTAGETSSHGYFTQALLEGMGWDEENQKLRDVGQTISADYLYQYVYYHQDIKLSGEYSWDYQHPTITGGPLDLILR; the protein is encoded by the coding sequence ATGAAACTCCATCTTCTGATCCTTCTGTCCCTTTCACTTTTTTGGGGTTGTGAATTGATGAGCGATCCTCCTGAAGAAGGAAAAACTCATCACCTTGCAATAGCGCTTGGTTATGATGGGACAGATGTAAATTCACTTCACGGCACTCTTCCGGATGCAATAGAATTGGAGAAAGCATTTACTGCTCTGTTTACAGGAAAGGAGCATACATCCACCCTTATGCTCCAAGATGGCAGTGATTCCCTTTCTGATCCTTTGCTTCCTACAAAAGCCAATGTCACCCAGAAAATCAAAACACTCTCAGATACAATGAATGAACAAGATATCCTCATCATCAGCTACAGTGGGCATGGAGATGTTGATGGCTCACTGGTACTCTATCCCCCACGTAATGATGGATCTATTTTGGATGCCAATGATATACCATTTGAGGATTCCCTTCTCTCAGTCAAAGACTTATATAGCAATCTTGAGGAATGTAAGGGAAGTATCCTGCTACTTGTTGATAGCTGCTATAGCGGAAACTTTGTGCAGGAGAGTGAAACTTCCTACTCTCTCATAGAGAGAAATGCGTACTTACAGGAAATATATGACCAGTACTTTACTGAAGGATCGTATACCCGCCCTGTATTTGTACTGGCAGCTACCACCTATGATAATACGGCAGGAGAAACGTCATCACATGGCTATTTCACACAAGCGTTGCTTGAAGGAATGGGATGGGATGAAGAAAACCAAAAGTTACGAGATGTTGGCCAAACCATCTCGGCGGATTACCTCTATCAATATGTGTACTACCACCAGGATATTAAGCTAAGCGGCGAATATTCCTGGGACTACCAGCACCCCACCATCACAGGGGGGCCGCTGGATTTAATTCTCCGCTAG
- the uvrB gene encoding excinuclease ABC subunit UvrB, whose product MKDTIYVDESWGGEAIYNIHGQVSFQSKPFKVASSYEPAGDQGEAIKELSAGLLDGDRCQTLKGVTGSGKTYTMAKIIEQVQKPTLVLSHNKTLAAQLFREFKSFFPENAVEYFVSTYDYYQPEAYVPGKDLYIEKDASINSEIDRLRLSATFSLMERRDVIVVSTVSCIYGLANPVSVRDMVHTFHSGEAFNHREVLEQLVRMQYERNDAILKRGSFRVRGDVIEICPSYLENAVRISIDWDEIASIQWFDPVSGEKQEIVDSYTLYPAKQFVMPQEQVKAAISRIRSEMEDQIEYFTSMGKPLEAERIKTRVEYDLEMLEEIGYCSGIENYSRPLSDRKAGERPAVLLDYFPPDFVTFIDESHVTLPQVGAMYEGDRSRKLNLVNFGFRLPSALDNRPLKASEFEQVVKQRVYVSATPNQKEVNESTRVVEQIIRPTGLLDPEIDVRPTEGQMENLYGEIRSVIKKKQRVLVTTLTKKMSEDLTDYFASLGLKVRYLHSEIETFERVEILRDLRLGVYDVLVGINLLREGLDLPEVALIAILDADKIGFLRSATSLIQTIGRAARNAEGRVIMYADRMSPAMEEAISETNRRRAIQMAYNEEHNITPTTIIKAIHDMLEREQHEQQEIQKHDLELLKGGYNLLSATDRKNYIKALEKEMLEAAKNLEFERAAVIRDEIQDVKTGKFTS is encoded by the coding sequence ATGAAAGATACGATTTATGTTGATGAAAGTTGGGGTGGTGAAGCTATCTACAATATCCATGGGCAGGTCTCCTTCCAAAGTAAACCGTTCAAGGTAGCCTCATCCTATGAACCAGCGGGGGATCAGGGCGAAGCAATCAAAGAATTGAGTGCAGGCTTGCTGGATGGCGACCGGTGTCAGACCCTCAAGGGAGTGACCGGTAGTGGCAAGACCTATACGATGGCTAAGATCATCGAGCAAGTACAGAAACCTACCTTGGTGCTCTCCCATAATAAAACCCTGGCAGCACAGCTTTTCCGGGAGTTTAAATCCTTCTTCCCGGAAAATGCAGTAGAGTATTTCGTCTCAACATACGACTACTACCAGCCTGAAGCGTATGTTCCGGGAAAGGACTTATACATTGAGAAAGATGCTTCGATCAACAGTGAGATTGACCGGCTTCGGCTTTCAGCCACGTTTTCGCTCATGGAGCGTCGTGACGTTATTGTAGTCTCAACTGTTTCTTGCATTTATGGTTTGGCAAATCCAGTATCAGTTCGAGATATGGTGCATACATTCCATAGCGGGGAAGCTTTCAACCATCGTGAAGTTCTTGAGCAATTGGTTCGCATGCAGTATGAACGGAATGATGCCATTCTGAAGCGTGGTTCATTCCGTGTTCGTGGGGATGTGATTGAGATATGCCCATCCTATCTGGAAAATGCTGTAAGGATTTCCATCGATTGGGATGAGATTGCATCCATCCAATGGTTCGACCCCGTCAGTGGAGAGAAGCAGGAAATTGTCGATAGTTATACCCTTTACCCGGCAAAACAGTTTGTAATGCCCCAGGAACAGGTCAAGGCAGCCATCTCGAGAATCCGAAGTGAAATGGAAGACCAGATTGAGTATTTTACCTCCATGGGCAAACCATTGGAGGCTGAGCGAATCAAGACCAGGGTAGAGTATGATTTGGAGATGCTTGAAGAGATAGGATATTGTTCGGGCATTGAGAACTACTCACGTCCTCTCTCTGATCGTAAGGCAGGGGAACGTCCGGCGGTGTTGCTTGATTACTTCCCCCCTGACTTTGTAACCTTCATCGATGAGTCGCACGTTACCCTTCCTCAGGTAGGTGCGATGTATGAGGGGGATCGTTCACGGAAATTGAACCTGGTGAACTTTGGATTCAGACTTCCTTCTGCGTTGGATAACCGCCCCTTGAAGGCTTCTGAGTTTGAGCAGGTGGTGAAGCAACGGGTCTATGTTTCAGCTACGCCGAACCAGAAGGAAGTGAATGAGAGTACACGAGTGGTTGAACAGATCATCAGACCCACTGGCTTACTTGACCCAGAAATTGATGTACGACCCACCGAAGGCCAGATGGAGAACCTATATGGAGAGATCCGCTCAGTCATCAAGAAGAAGCAGAGAGTACTGGTTACTACATTGACCAAGAAGATGAGTGAGGATCTGACTGATTATTTTGCCTCCCTCGGTTTGAAGGTGCGCTATCTTCACTCCGAGATTGAGACATTTGAACGAGTCGAAATTCTCAGGGATCTTCGCCTTGGAGTGTATGATGTGTTGGTAGGAATCAACCTGCTTAGAGAAGGCTTGGATCTCCCCGAGGTTGCCCTTATCGCCATTCTTGATGCAGATAAAATTGGCTTTCTTCGCTCTGCCACTTCCTTGATCCAGACCATTGGGCGTGCAGCCCGTAATGCTGAGGGCCGGGTTATCATGTATGCAGACCGGATGAGTCCTGCAATGGAAGAAGCCATCAGTGAAACCAACCGTCGTCGCGCTATCCAGATGGCATATAATGAGGAGCATAATATTACTCCTACTACCATCATCAAGGCAATTCATGACATGCTCGAACGAGAGCAGCATGAACAGCAAGAGATCCAGAAACATGATCTCGAGCTTCTCAAGGGTGGTTACAACCTACTCAGTGCAACTGATAGAAAGAATTATATCAAGGCGCTTGAGAAAGAGATGCTTGAAGCAGCAAAGAATCTGGAGTTTGAACGAGCAGCAGTCATCCGTGATGAAATCCAGGATGTAAAGACAGGCAAGTTTACCAGCTAG
- a CDS encoding trypsin-like peptidase domain-containing protein has product MLKNTRNRIVRTLLLVLGGAFCVFIGLLLFRWTESISEDKQRKELSKVLHTIAEEQGPEGVLALSGVQVADILSGEDGLIVFEENQSIYYSAAERQQMSVYENVNKSVVHITTVGEAAVSAFMDVLPAQGTGSGIILSKDGYILTNAHVVEKSASIQVGLYNNQSYAATLVGVDSEDDLAVIKLVSAKDVVLYPAALGTSEDLQIGQRVIAIGNPFGYDRTMSVGVVSGLNRPVRTSEGKVIMNAIQTDAAIHPGNSGGPLLNTRGEVIGINSAIFTTSGSSQGLNFAIPVDTAIAVIPDLIKQGKISRGWLDLSAVQLTPQLVTYAKLPVEKGVLVSEVTSGGFAEKAGIKGGSRKVQYGSSVINLGGDVITAINGETISDLNDLYLALLPMRSGEKVSLTINRDGNVKKMEVGLIERTAQHVSALVR; this is encoded by the coding sequence ATGCTGAAGAATACCCGTAACAGAATTGTGCGCACTCTGCTCCTTGTTTTAGGGGGTGCGTTTTGTGTATTCATCGGCCTTTTGCTTTTCCGTTGGACGGAGAGCATCTCTGAAGATAAGCAACGAAAAGAACTTTCCAAGGTCCTGCATACCATCGCTGAAGAGCAAGGCCCTGAAGGAGTGCTTGCTCTCTCTGGAGTGCAAGTAGCTGACATCCTTTCGGGAGAAGATGGGTTGATAGTATTTGAAGAGAACCAATCCATCTATTACAGTGCTGCTGAGAGACAACAAATGAGTGTGTATGAAAACGTGAACAAGAGCGTTGTACACATCACCACAGTGGGTGAGGCAGCGGTAAGTGCCTTCATGGATGTGCTCCCTGCTCAAGGCACGGGGAGTGGGATCATCCTTTCCAAGGATGGCTACATTCTCACCAATGCCCATGTGGTTGAGAAAAGTGCAAGCATACAGGTAGGTCTCTATAACAACCAATCCTACGCTGCAACCTTGGTTGGTGTTGATAGTGAGGATGACCTGGCAGTGATCAAGCTGGTTTCTGCAAAGGATGTGGTGCTCTATCCTGCCGCCTTGGGGACTAGTGAGGATTTGCAGATTGGGCAACGGGTAATTGCAATCGGAAATCCGTTTGGATATGACCGTACGATGAGTGTCGGTGTGGTAAGTGGATTGAATCGACCGGTGAGAACCAGCGAAGGTAAGGTAATCATGAATGCAATTCAGACCGATGCTGCAATACACCCTGGAAACAGTGGTGGGCCGTTGCTCAATACACGCGGTGAAGTCATTGGGATCAACTCAGCAATATTCACTACTTCAGGAAGCTCCCAGGGCCTGAATTTTGCCATTCCTGTTGATACAGCAATTGCAGTCATTCCAGATTTGATCAAGCAAGGTAAAATTAGTCGAGGTTGGCTCGACCTTTCGGCAGTACAGCTGACCCCTCAGCTGGTAACATATGCGAAGCTCCCTGTCGAAAAGGGGGTCCTGGTCAGTGAAGTCACCAGTGGGGGATTTGCAGAGAAAGCAGGAATTAAGGGTGGAAGCCGGAAGGTGCAGTACGGCTCTTCGGTTATCAATCTTGGGGGTGATGTCATCACCGCTATAAACGGTGAGACGATCAGTGACCTCAACGACCTCTATCTAGCTCTGCTTCCCATGAGAAGTGGGGAGAAGGTCTCTCTTACGATCAATCGTGACGGGAACGTGAAGAAGATGGAAGTTGGGCTGATTGAACGAACAGCGCAGCATGTGAGCGCATTGGTACGCTAG
- a CDS encoding carbohydrate kinase: MIGVIGEALIDFIAKGTLGPSVPYDSVVGGCALNTAVATSRQDSPVAYVGKISGDIFGQRMLNHLIESEVLFDPSLCAAPQPSLLAMASLDAEGKANYTFYTEGTAVASMTKAELLSALQEHTDLKVVHIGSVALALEPLSEVIISALQSYEPKPVIFLDPNVRPAVIPDMHVFRSRIEEAMDLASLVKISDEDLLLLYEGKDAKKMAQSLAKEKQAHIILTLGKQGSIWYTPEGESVSMEIIDLPVIDTVGAGDTFSGGLLSYLYERNCFGKDGDIPKLEKLSLDMIKDALLWATASSAITCSRRGCDPPRTKEIRSLLASL, from the coding sequence ATGATTGGAGTAATTGGAGAAGCGTTGATTGACTTTATTGCCAAGGGAACACTTGGTCCATCTGTCCCGTATGACTCTGTGGTGGGAGGATGCGCATTGAATACTGCTGTTGCTACCTCCAGGCAAGATTCGCCTGTCGCATATGTTGGAAAAATCTCTGGAGATATCTTTGGACAGCGAATGCTCAACCATCTTATCGAGAGTGAGGTATTGTTCGATCCCAGTCTCTGTGCTGCACCACAACCATCACTGCTTGCCATGGCAAGTCTTGATGCAGAAGGTAAGGCAAACTATACCTTCTACACGGAAGGGACCGCTGTAGCCAGTATGACCAAAGCAGAGTTGCTCTCAGCTCTCCAAGAACATACTGATCTGAAAGTGGTTCACATAGGTTCAGTGGCTTTGGCTCTTGAGCCACTCTCAGAGGTGATCATTTCGGCATTGCAATCATATGAGCCTAAGCCCGTGATTTTTCTCGATCCAAATGTAAGACCAGCAGTCATACCTGATATGCATGTATTTAGATCCAGGATTGAAGAAGCAATGGATTTGGCTTCTTTGGTCAAGATCAGTGATGAGGATCTTCTACTGCTCTATGAAGGAAAGGACGCTAAGAAAATGGCCCAGTCCCTTGCCAAGGAGAAACAAGCTCATATCATCCTTACCCTTGGTAAACAAGGAAGTATCTGGTATACCCCAGAAGGCGAGTCAGTTTCCATGGAGATCATTGACCTACCGGTTATTGATACGGTCGGTGCAGGAGATACCTTCAGTGGAGGCCTTCTCTCCTATCTCTATGAAAGGAATTGTTTCGGTAAGGATGGAGATATACCGAAACTTGAAAAACTCTCACTTGACATGATCAAGGACGCTTTGCTTTGGGCTACAGCATCCAGTGCTATCACCTGTTCGAGAAGGGGTTGTGACCCTCCAAGGACCAAGGAGATACGCTCCTTGCTGGCCAGCCTTTAG
- a CDS encoding phosphohydrolase has protein sequence MKSPKEFALEKYLLSQLEEGTDSYRLASLLIQDPEIEALQEYANSVSIKRLNYNDHGPVHMRQVAINGVRMLALLKQAGIKTSLEQEDSGSYEDSMLSLLLASFVHDLGMSVGRSDHELTGLVIARPIMDRILTQLLGDQLTRKIAIISVASEGVLGHMANRKVHSLEAGMLLVADGCDMEKGRARIPMSIMSHAKVGDIHKYSSNSIEKVTITKGDSVPILIDIAMSSDVGFFQVEEVLLPKISMSPAKAYVQVHAGVVGQERKKYL, from the coding sequence ATGAAGTCACCAAAAGAATTCGCATTGGAAAAGTATTTGCTGTCACAGTTGGAGGAAGGTACCGACAGTTACCGTTTGGCATCCCTCCTGATACAGGATCCTGAGATTGAGGCATTGCAAGAGTATGCCAACAGTGTTTCGATCAAGCGATTGAATTACAATGATCATGGTCCGGTGCATATGCGACAAGTTGCGATAAACGGAGTCAGGATGCTTGCCTTGCTCAAGCAAGCAGGGATCAAGACCTCCTTGGAGCAAGAGGATAGCGGAAGCTACGAAGATAGCATGCTCTCATTGTTGCTTGCCTCTTTTGTGCATGACCTTGGCATGAGTGTTGGTAGAAGTGATCATGAATTAACTGGCTTGGTGATTGCTCGCCCTATTATGGACCGCATTCTCACGCAGCTCCTGGGTGATCAGTTGACTCGCAAGATTGCCATTATCTCGGTTGCCAGTGAAGGGGTCCTCGGCCATATGGCGAACAGAAAGGTCCACTCCCTGGAGGCCGGTATGCTTTTGGTTGCTGATGGTTGTGACATGGAGAAGGGTAGGGCCAGAATCCCTATGAGTATCATGAGCCATGCAAAGGTTGGTGATATTCATAAATATTCCTCCAACTCGATTGAGAAAGTAACAATCACCAAAGGTGATTCTGTTCCCATTCTTATCGATATTGCCATGAGTAGTGATGTAGGATTTTTCCAGGTCGAGGAAGTACTGCTACCCAAGATTTCCATGAGTCCAGCTAAGGCATACGTACAGGTTCATGCAGGGGTCGTTGGGCAAGAGAGAAAGAAGTATTTATAG